The sequence below is a genomic window from Theobroma cacao cultivar B97-61/B2 chromosome 6, Criollo_cocoa_genome_V2, whole genome shotgun sequence.
CcttacatacatacatacatccACCAGAGCCATTACCAACATCAACCTCGCAACAACAGAAGAGAAACCTAGGTACGCCAAAACAACAGGGCATGTAATGAGCAAAGTCACCAGATTGATCATCTCATACCAGTACCACTACTATCACTGATCACTGCACATTAACAAACTGGTCTAGGACTAGAACAACCATTTATTCTGTCACACTCAGCTCTCTTCTCTCCCTCACATAAACTAGGAAGAGAAGATGAGATGGTGGTTGTACCAAAGCATTTTAGTGAAGCTTGTTCGCAACATTGCACTGTTTCCTGATCTCACCCTTGGTACCAGTGAGAGGATTGTTCTCAGAAAGGATGGTAATGGCCCTGGCAAACTCCTTGAAGAAATAGTCTTGGCTCTTGGCCATTTTCTTCACATAAGGCTTGGTCCTCTTGTCATAAGCCAGTTGGTGATCCACAATTAACAAGCCCTTGTTGTCCAGTATGTTTCTATAGTAGTTGTTATCCAGTATCATGGGTGTGCCGCGGTCGTTTCTCACGTACTGCACAGCCTTTGGATCTGGAATTTGATCGGGGCATTTGTGGAGCATGTGTGGAACATGGTCAGGGTTGAGGGCAGGGTCGACGTCTGGGTACAAACGGTGCACCAGCTTGACACAGTGCGTTCTGCCGACACTGTGAGCTCCTGTTTTGCACAATGAGACCAAAATGTAGAAACTTAGCCATGCAAACGGATGCCAAGATATATCCATacacatatatttaatgattcatgtaaaaataaaaggtcTACCTAGCAGGGCAACGACTCCAGGGGTGTCAATACCCATGGCAGAAAACCTGTCAAGGACGGCAGAGATGGTCTCATTGTGGTCAGGAAGATACTCCTCAACAACATCTGCTCTGCTCCTTCTGCCATCTCTTCTTCCTGTTTTGAGAGGGATGTAAGGGCCTCCAAGCTGAAAGAAAGTAAATTCAGGATTATGTTAACTGCCTGAAAGCTACAATTAGTAATTCAGGAAATAAGAAGGCACGAACATCTTTATGGAAAAGAGGTGAAAATACCACCTCTAGGATTTTTAAGTACTTATTATGGTTAAAACTAGGAATTGAAACTTCAGAGGACTGGGAAAGCAAACGTTAGTGGGTTAAACAAAAGAAACCCCCACCGATCTTGTGGATCTAGTGCAAAGAGCATATTCTGAGTGAAACAAAGACAGTGTTAAGAAACTCCCACAGACAGAAGTGCTGTTAATGAAGTCAAGAGTTAATCTAAAAGAGGGTCGGAGGAAATTACAGAAACAATGCCATCTCTAGCAGACAACACGAGAATATCTGCGCAAGAAACAACTCCAGGACACTCCCTCTCTACAGCTTCTTTGATGGTCTCAATGTACCTGAAATTCCTAAGACCAAAGCTCCTGTCTGTCTCCTTCTCAGACAAGGTCCTTCTTGTCGAGTCCAGCAGCAGTGAAGCATCACATGACTACTCAACAACaggaaaagcaagaaaaaaaacatGCATGTAAGTTGTACTATCAAGAGCAAGAGTACAGTACAACAAGAGTAAAAAAAAGGATGTGTGTTGATTTACCTGAACAGCACAGTCATGGAAAATGTTTCTCAGCCAAGAAAATGCAGTGTTCTTGTGGCGCTTGTACAGAAGCTTAACTTGCTCTCTGATGATTTCTTCAGCCTGAGGACATGTATCCTTGTAGAAGCTCATAACAAGGCCTGGGTCTTCCTCATTCTCTGCAAATGTAGACACAGCTGAAAAGCAAAGCAAAGCAAAGAAGAACAGAACTTTGGCAGCACCCATTTCCTCACTACTCTCACTACAGGTCACTGACCTTGCTTTGGATCTTTAATAAGGTGCTGCTTAAATAATTCAGAGACTGACAAATTTGGTAATAAAAAATGCCCTAGTTTTGAAAagttttacccttttttttaacACTTGTATTAATATCAGCACTTACTGCTAATTTTAATCTGGATTGTGTCAAAAAGTTGGCAACACCTGTAAGAGTTATCAACAGAAAATGGCAAAATGCTTAGCAGTTACGATTCATGaagctttattatatatatatatatatatatatatatatgtgtgtgtgtgtgtgtgtgtgtgtgtgtgtgtgtgtgtgtgtgtgtagtGTTACTCTCTGCATGCAAAGTAGAAAAGATTGACAGAGGGCCCAGAGCTAGCTGATCC
It includes:
- the LOC18597147 gene encoding peroxidase 42, with the translated sequence MGAAKVLFFFALLCFSAVSTFAENEEDPGLVMSFYKDTCPQAEEIIREQVKLLYKRHKNTAFSWLRNIFHDCAVQSCDASLLLDSTRRTLSEKETDRSFGLRNFRYIETIKEAVERECPGVVSCADILVLSARDGIVSLGGPYIPLKTGRRDGRRSRADVVEEYLPDHNETISAVLDRFSAMGIDTPGVVALLGAHSVGRTHCVKLVHRLYPDVDPALNPDHVPHMLHKCPDQIPDPKAVQYVRNDRGTPMILDNNYYRNILDNKGLLIVDHQLAYDKRTKPYVKKMAKSQDYFFKEFARAITILSENNPLTGTKGEIRKQCNVANKLH